The DNA region atAAAAAACATCTATTTTTTTCTCGATATCCTTCTGGCGTAAATTTCTATCAAAAATAGTTTGCATAAATCCCAGATGTCGACGAGCATCTGTTATTATGAGAAACTACTTCTATTAATAATTGACACAACTCGGTTCAGAAAGTGGAGTACTGCAGAAAGTGTCATGATGTgaggaggaaattcgagtttaTGAAATATCTTCGTTTACTCATGATCAGCGTTTTAGATACCTGTCAATCGCCAGATTTTAAACGTTCAGATGTCATTACTATAAGCCTGAGTGTAATTCTTTTTCTCTTAGTTGCCCATAAGCACttcatgttgattttttcaaaaagcaAATTTTCCCGTATTGACCGGATGTTTATATCATTAGTTAGTTCGAACATAAACGTAGTCGGACTTGTTAAACGTTAACTCGGACATCGGCACCTAACCGTATTCATAAAATAATCATCTAGTCATTATATTATATAACGATTAATAAAGTACAATATACCTGTGCGGAGAATCCATTTTCTACAGTCTCCGAAGAGCATTGACTCTGAGTATCATCTAATTCTATGGTGGCATCAATTCCTGAATCGGTGACATCAAACATAGATATGTCTTCATCCCCTTGCAGGGTATCTGAACTTCATGTTTCCTCTTGAACATAAAACTTTTTGTAAGGACCACGCCTTCCCGTTCCTTTTCGTTTTTGACCTTTTCCtccatccattttttttttagcgttTTAATTGTCTGAGTTTGTCTCGATATGTTGATGAGTGATTGACCAATAATCAAATGCAACCTTATGTACGTAATTCAATACTAGTGCGAGAATTTGCTTTTACATAAAAGGTTATCAAGGGGAAAACGTGTGCATATAAATACAGAAACGGGAACAACATTAATTTTACAGTTTGAatagaaacatatttatatctcTCTCTCTGCCATTTTCAACTTCATGTATTTCGATTCAGATAGTAATTAATACAACAGATGATTTAATTAGATCGCACCATTCGCTTTTGCTAAATAAATATAAGCCGGATATTCTAAAGGTCATTTTTATCTTACACCCTTGGTGCGCCCAGCTTGAAACAACCATGCGCTGAAACCCGATAGTGATGCTTACCCCCTACAATGCTTAACTGCCCCGCGCCCATTTCTTTGTTCAAATTGATGCCGTTCTAGAAACGTGTACTGAACACTGCTGAAGATTCATCTGACCATAGCTATGATGTTCGCTTGTATCTTTTTTTACGAGGACAAAAGTTTAAGTGTTGTTGGGGAGAAATCCAAAAAGCTGGAGTTGATGGAATCTTTTAAGGAAGGCGGAAAAGTGAAAATGAATTGGGGAAAATTTGGCATGTTCTCTGGATGCATTGTTAAAGTGCACGGTAAGTTACAAATAAACagtttgaatatatatttataatacatgATACCCGCTTTAAACGCAGATCTACTATTCGAGTTACCTTCTGTGGAtatcagattttattttaacattgtGTATATAAGCAGAAAGCTGAGCGCGGGTAAATTTTTACGCTCCTCAACTAATTCCCATGCATAAAATTCGTTGTTAACCGCTATAGCTGCACTTACAACTGATTActtacaaattatttattttagtatTCTAGCTGTTTCGAGCTATACattgtttgtaaaattatcaactgcGTGTAATGAAAATACGTTCCTTTCAAAATACGTGATCGGATCAGAGATCGAGCATATTCGGCCTTAGTCGGAAATTGCGACGAGCCAATGAAATTCCAAGTAACATGTTATGTTCCTTGATGGAGCTCTTATATGCTGGGAGGTTCGAAATTCATGCGTATCGATGTAAACACTCGGGATAAGTGACATGTCAGAGTTTTTGGAATTGTAAAAGACTACTAATATTGATGgtacatataaataaaagattaaagattttcaaaatcaatggGAAACTGTTTCATTATTGTAAACACCAACacgtcaggcacgtagcatcgggggggggggggggggggggggggctggcctCCCcctactttttctcgcagcaactaattttttaaaatttacatatacaaaattgaattatcatggagttgcccccccccccccactttttttggagcatacatattttttttatatactagccagcccccccccccccccacagatTAGGATTTagcccttttttcttttttgcttgtcaagattttggccccccactttcaaaaacgatgctacgtgcctgcacgCTATGAATGTtcttgaataaaatattaaacttcaaGCTATATCAATGTTTATCGGTGTATATTAACTAAACACCACttattactttttaataataatttacgATTTTCAGAGAATGAAGAACTTCTCAACATTGAAGCCATCAAGGCCGAAAAGAAAATCCTTCGAGGAAAGGAGTTCAGAAATAATGAAGAGAGAGTGGAGGCCCTtcttaattatttcaaaaaggCAACAGAGAAACCAGCAGCATTAAAGAAGGATGGTAAACGTGAGAGGACTACAACAGAAAGAGCCAAGGAGAGCAAAGAACAAGACTTGGAAATGAGTccaaagaaaaggaaaaaaatacaaaaagaaaatgaaaaggaagaaaaaaaccaCGAAGGGTCAGAATCTACATCAGAAGGAAAGCAAAAGGAGCCAAGTAAGGAGGGGAAAAAGAGGAAGAATGAAAAGGGAGATCTGAAGAAGATATCAGAGATGAATCccaaagaaagagaaaaaaaagaaaagagggCTGAAAGCAATGTGGAATTATTGGCTGCCAAAGAGATATTGGCATCTCCTTTGTGCAGCCAATTTGATGACATTTCGGATGACAGCATATCTCCTGCAGTGTCGGTTAAtggagacacccctctaacatCAACATGGGCCTTGTGCAACCCAGCCTTACAAAATCATAGGCAGATGGACTTACCAGTTACAAATGACAGGCCCTCTGATGCGCCAATCTTTGGTAAATAATTAATATGCATGTTATAACATAAACATTGTGAGATGATGCATACAATGAGGATCTTGATGCCATTGGTAGAAATATCATACCAACAATTAGATTaacatttattcaatatttttattttgtacagaAGTTCCTCCTGCAGATGTCGTTTGTCTCTTTGAACTAATGTTAAAACCCAATGTGCAAAAATATATGAAAGCCATTGTGGAACAGGCCAAGGAGCAGTCTGGACAGACTGTCAGCAACTACCAGGTAATTTACAGTGAATTCCTAGATTATACCcacttttaattattaaatgcaTATGTATATTTACAGCACTAATTGTTTTGTATCTATTCAGATGGCAGAcaaaccatatacatgtaacactctCCCCCAGGAACTGCCTACGTTGACATCACAGACATCGGGGTGGACTCCATACTCAAATTACACCCAACCAACTCCATGGTCCAATCATGTCACTTACACACCAGAACAAACTTCAAACATGCCACTATATGCACCAGCACTTACACTCAAAACACcaacaaaacaaatttcaacATGCCATACACAGTTTCAACATTTCACACCATTGCAGGATGCCACACTCATGTCAAATCGCCAAAGTTTTTTGCCAACCAACAACATTCCACCACAAAATACAAACACACAGCCATTGGAAAACACAAATATACCATCATTACAAATTCAGTCTGTTTCACTCCAGAACACAGTCACACAGCCATTACAAAACACAACCATGGCATCACCACCTAGCACCACATCATTTACCACAATGTCACCCCAAACAACCCTGCCAGCTACCCCTAGAAGATCCCCAAGAAAGCACTGTACCACACCAGAAGCTGCAGATGGCCATGTAAGTTcaacactttacaaaagttattcttaataataaaaaaaaaaaaattttgaggTTTAACTTCTCCATTCTCTCTTAATAACATAATAGAATTTGGCATAAATTGTAGATGACAAAGCTACTTGCAAGCTATAGCTTGAGTGTCAGAAGAGAGGCACTAAGAAAAGCCAAGGAAGCAGCCAAAAAAGGGAATCCATCAAAAATGGGTTTTACCATGACGGCAAAACTACTCCCAGCTATATTCACCTGGGAGGAATTAGCATCCAGCAGGGGCCGGGGCTAAAATCTAAAGAAGGGGACACAAGACCAGTCCTAGATGTTTCCAAAATGACCATTTTGAAAGGTATTGACATCAGCAGCATTATTTagtaaatttaatgattcaatAGAATTACTAGCACATTGATAATTCAGGTCAAATGAGCTGTAGAACAgaagcaaaacatttttttgaaaaaaataaacaaattagagtaataataaatttatttttcagaatatGTAGCTGTTTGGTGTCAGCAAAATGGGGGACAAGGAAGTTATGCTGAGAAAGATGTGAATGACGCAGTGACCGAGCAAGTGTCGTATGCAAGGAAGCAGATGAAAAGCAAAACATCAAaaagctgagagagagagagagagagagagagagagagagagagagagagagagagagagagagagttagggagagaaagagagagtggAGTAAGcaatgagagaaagagagagagggaaaTAGTTTTACATGAAATCTAGGGGACAATTTTCTTTAATCTGCTTAAGACTTCAATCTGATGTACTCATTAACTTTTGAATTGTATGAAGAGATGATTGatcaatatgtataattaataaatcatgtaTTATTGTGAACAATTTTAGTTGATCATTTTCTCTGTAGATTTGCAAATTTACTGGCAGAATGTTTAGGCGGAATGTTTAACCGGAATCTTTAGACTGATTCTGGGTATAGTCCGCTTGAATTCCGTCTAATATTCTGCCTATGCATTAGCAGGAATTTTTAAGCGGTTTTGAAAAGCGGAATTCTAAAGCGGACTAATTTACATAATCTGTCTATTTTCCCGCTTGAATTCCATTTGTAATCCCTCAGAATTTCGCTTGTTTTCCACCTAAGCTTCATTATGCTTTTATATTGCTTAATTCAGACGGATTCCGTCTATGATGTCCGCCTTTTCTCCGCTTGGGACTTTTCGTACGGGATgcctttaaatatttacaacatatagtAAAAGGACAGATAACATTGTCAGtagaaaaaagttttatgaTGACCCCTTTCCTAAAAGGGTcagttttagaaattttaagtTGTAAATGTACATAATCCTCAAAGATAGATAAATCACTCATACAAAGATGTATAGAAGGATCAAAAGCttctttacatgtaaattcaccACATctcaaaaaaccaaaaaaagctACAGTACATACAGTTTCTAACATCAAATTGTAAAAGTTGTCTAcctttcttaaataaaaacaagtcctTAACAAAATGTCAAAAGTAACAGGATACCTTAAACTACGGGATGGTAATTGAACACGTTTTACACCATTCATAATAGCTTTCAGTCTACATAACTGAGAATTGTCAGGATAGTTGATGTTATTTTGCAAACACATGAATTTAACTCCACACAAATACAACTTAATAGTTGAGTAGCTTATCTGAAGTTTGCTAACACAGTATGCTAcaaatgatatcaaataatcTTCGGTAACATGAACTTCAGAAATACACACAGTTGTAATGATATTCGACAACAACAGAAATTTCACATATACATGAAAGGCAGTTTGATATGTGCATCTTGTGCTTGGTGCCACTGCATTGGTCCATAACATGTTCACTGTGTCGTTGAGCTCCAGAACACTTCCTTCGGATGGGGAACACTGCACGGTTGATCTTGGGCCTGAGGAGCAAGGTTGCGGAATTTGGAAATCTGCAAACGTGATAGAGCATCTGCTATTAGATTTGTTCgaccaggtacatgtatggaAGAAAAAATGAAGTTATTTTTTGCTGCTATCAGAGTAAGGCGTCTCATCAGGGGCATGATATGGGGGGATTTAGATCTACCCTTATTAAGGATAGCAACGGTTGCACTATTATCACACAGAAAAATTATCCTTTGCTTTTTCCACATTTCCCCCCATAGAATTGAGACAACAACAATAGGGTATAGTTCATAGAAAGCTATGGATACACAATCCTCTTCTTTCATCAAGGTCTTCAATGAAGGTATGAGTTCGTCTGACCAAGATGAAGAAAACCATAGTCCTCTGAAGTATCCTCCGTATCCGATGGTAGCTGATGCATCTGTATACAGATTACGTTCTTCTGATGTGATCTGCGAAACATTGTAGAACAGATTAATTCCATTCCAACCATTTAAGAATGTTAGCCACATCCTTATGTCTTCCCTGCACGCTGCGTTAATTGTAATGTGGTAGTGCAGTTCTTTGACAGTTGTAGACAATCGAATGAGATGAGACACAAAAGATCTTCCTGGTGGAATAACTCTGCTTGCAAAATTCAGATGACCTAATAATTGTAAGATTTCCCTTTTTGTACAGCTTTTCCGTGAATAAAAGGAAGTTAGAAACTCTTTAATTCTGGACAGTTTGTCACCTGGTAATCTGGCTTCCATAGCTTCAGAATCTAGTATTATGCCCAGGTATTCTAGGCACGTTGTAGGTCCTTCAGTTTTATTCAGCGCCATGGGTATGTTGAGTGAAgtaaatatatgaaacaaaagTTTCATATTTGTTTCTCCGTCTTCTTCTGGACGCTCAAAAGTGATGAAATCATCCAGCAAATGGAGTATATGTTTTACACCATAGTTATTGGTGGCAATCCAACACACTGCTTGGGATAAATAATCAAAGATTTTAGGGCTAGAACGGCATCCAAATGATAATTTGTTGTAGTAGTAATAACTTGACTTCCACTTGATGCAAAACAAATGCCACTGAGAGGGTAGGATTGGTACCAATTTGAAAGCGTCAGATATATCGGTTTTGCACATGGTTGTTCCCTTTCCCAGGCTTTGAATTATTTTGATGGCATCATCTATCTTCACATATGACAGGGAGCATTCCTCTTTGTTGATCAAAGAATTAATACTATTTTGTTCACTGTCATGTGGTGAAGAGAGATCAACAATTAACCGAGGTTTTTTGGAATACCTCCCTGTTGCAACACCAATAGGACTCACTCTATAGTTGGTAAACGGGGGTTCTTCAAACGGTCCTGTCAAGAAACCTTTTTCCAGTTCGCTTTTCACAAGTTTATCAACAACTTCGGGTTGTTTTCTTGCAGATAATAAGTTTTTGCGTTCTAATGTGTCTATTCTGGTATTTGAAATCATAG from Crassostrea angulata isolate pt1a10 chromosome 7, ASM2561291v2, whole genome shotgun sequence includes:
- the LOC128191319 gene encoding uncharacterized protein LOC128191319, with the translated sequence MHQLPSDTEDTSEDYGFLHLDFQIPQPCSSGPRSTVQCSPSEGSVLELNDTVNMLWTNAVAPSTRCTYQTAFHVYVKFLLLSNIITTVCISEVHVTEDYLISFVAYCVSKLQISYSTIKLYLCGVKFMCLQNNINYPDNSQLCRLKAIMNGVKRVQLPSRSLRYPVTFDILLRTCFYLRKVDNFYNLMLETVCTVAFFGFLRCGEFTCKEAFDPSIHLCMSDLSIFEDYVHLQLKISKTDPFRKGVIIKLFSTDNVICPFTICCKYLKASRTKSPKRRKGGHHRRNPSELSNIKA